A single uncultured Cohaesibacter sp. DNA region contains:
- a CDS encoding Na+/H+ antiporter subunit E, with translation MNQMFLVNILLAIAWAAMSGAFSLPNLIFGFVIGLVSMFIIREQMGTLSHLLRARRVLSLFMLFLVELVKSATRVALLALKPNLEELKPGFFAYELNTDRDAEIALLAGLITLTPGTLSVDVSDDKKYLYIHAVTIDDLDAMKADIANGFEKKILEAFR, from the coding sequence ATGAACCAGATGTTTCTCGTCAATATCCTGCTGGCGATCGCGTGGGCGGCCATGAGTGGCGCCTTCTCGTTGCCCAACCTGATTTTTGGCTTTGTCATCGGTCTGGTGTCGATGTTCATCATCCGCGAACAGATGGGGACGCTGAGCCATTTGCTGAGGGCAAGGCGCGTGCTTTCGCTCTTCATGCTGTTTCTTGTCGAGTTGGTGAAGTCGGCAACGCGCGTCGCGCTGCTTGCGCTCAAACCCAACCTCGAAGAATTGAAGCCCGGCTTCTTTGCCTATGAACTGAACACGGACCGCGACGCCGAGATCGCGTTGCTGGCTGGGCTGATCACCCTGACACCGGGAACCTTGTCAGTCGATGTCTCCGACGACAAGAAGTATCTTTATATTCATGCGGTAACGATCGATGACCTTGACGCCATGAAGGCTGACATTGCCAACGGCTTTGAGAAAAAGATTCTGGAGGCCTTCAGATGA
- a CDS encoding proton-conducting transporter membrane subunit: MATNTEHSVDFGAGMLLPPVPLGDWLVVLPIVITILGGAFILMMRLRPRYHGLMASGFLSLLLLTDIALLIRVLLIGPITMTMGRWLPPFGISFTVDAFGALMATIAAVVALVVCVYSLVDIPPTGRRFGFYPFLLVMMTGVSGSFLTGDLFNLYVWFEVLLISSFGLLVLGGERDQIDGALKYAVLNLTATTLFLIAVGLLYGAVGTLNMADIATTVRAMPKGEAPLTTIGALFFFAFCMKAAAFPVNFWLPASYHTPRIVVSAVFAGLLTKVGVYALIRTMLLLLPDTMDALGSLPIWIAALTMVIGALGALAQNDVRRLFGYLVISGIGSMLAGLALGSINSLTGAILYAVHSILVMTSLYLAFGILMRMNGGKSNLSDLGGGYKASSWLSILFLILTFAVSGLPPFSGFWPKFILLWKRALVALMVGWPLPFC; the protein is encoded by the coding sequence ATGGCGACAAATACCGAACATTCCGTCGATTTTGGCGCGGGCATGCTCCTGCCCCCGGTCCCATTGGGCGACTGGCTGGTGGTGCTACCTATTGTCATCACCATTCTTGGCGGGGCCTTCATCCTGATGATGCGCCTGCGTCCGAGATACCACGGCCTGATGGCCAGCGGATTCCTGTCATTGCTGCTTCTCACGGATATAGCCCTGCTGATCCGCGTCCTACTCATTGGCCCCATCACCATGACCATGGGACGGTGGCTGCCACCTTTCGGCATATCCTTTACCGTCGATGCTTTCGGGGCCCTGATGGCGACCATCGCTGCCGTTGTCGCGCTCGTCGTCTGCGTCTATTCCCTCGTCGACATCCCACCAACCGGCCGCCGGTTCGGTTTCTATCCGTTCCTGCTTGTGATGATGACCGGGGTGAGCGGGTCCTTCCTGACCGGTGACCTCTTCAACCTCTATGTCTGGTTCGAGGTGCTTCTAATCTCATCGTTCGGGCTTTTGGTGCTCGGGGGGGAACGCGACCAGATTGATGGGGCTCTCAAATATGCGGTGCTCAATTTGACGGCCACTACGCTGTTCCTGATTGCCGTCGGGCTGCTCTATGGTGCAGTTGGTACTCTCAACATGGCCGATATCGCGACGACCGTGCGGGCAATGCCCAAAGGGGAGGCGCCTCTGACGACAATCGGGGCTCTATTCTTCTTTGCCTTCTGCATGAAGGCGGCGGCCTTCCCGGTCAATTTCTGGCTCCCGGCCTCCTACCATACGCCGAGAATAGTCGTGTCCGCGGTCTTTGCGGGACTGTTGACCAAGGTTGGCGTCTATGCCCTGATCCGGACCATGTTGCTTCTGTTGCCGGATACCATGGATGCGCTGGGCAGCCTGCCGATTTGGATCGCGGCGCTGACAATGGTGATCGGTGCACTCGGAGCTCTTGCCCAGAATGATGTCCGCCGCCTGTTTGGTTATCTGGTGATTTCCGGCATCGGCTCCATGCTCGCCGGGCTTGCCTTGGGCTCGATCAACAGTCTGACGGGGGCAATTCTCTATGCCGTTCATTCCATTCTGGTCATGACGTCGCTCTATCTCGCCTTCGGCATTCTCATGCGCATGAACGGCGGCAAGAGCAACCTGTCGGACCTCGGTGGTGGCTATAAGGCATCGAGCTGGTTGTCGATCCTGTTCCTGATCCTGACCTTTGCCGTCTCCGGCTTGCCGCCATTCTCAGGCTTCTGGCCTAAGTTCATTCTTTTGTGGAAGCGAGCCTTGGTGGCTCTCATGGTTGGCTGGCCTTTGCCATTCTGCTGA